One window of the Amycolatopsis mediterranei genome contains the following:
- a CDS encoding formimidoylglutamate deiminase — translation MRIDVDGGRITGATPGSPRSGTVLTGLTLPGFANGHSHAFHRALRGRTHHERGTFWTWRERMYALASRLDPDTYYRLARGVYAEMVLGGYTSVGEFHYLHHAPGGKPYADPNAMGAALRQAAADAGIRLTLLDTCYLAGGIGVEPDEVQRRFSDGSASAWASRVSTLKEDELFRVGGAIHSVRAVPEDELSQVDDGVPGNRPLHIHLSEQRAENEQCEAATGFTPTGLLGDHGVLGERLTVVHATHLTDQDVRWLGEFRVGACFCPTTERDLGDGIGPARALRDAGVPLSIGSDSNAIVDAFEETRALELDDRLASEERGRFSAEELLEAGTHHATIGWNEVGTLAVGAGADLVTVSLDSLRTAGIEPSGVVFAASGADVRNVVVAGREVVRDGAHLLVDRPESVLAKEIEALWQS, via the coding sequence GTGCGGATCGACGTCGACGGCGGCCGGATCACGGGCGCGACACCGGGCTCGCCGCGGTCCGGCACCGTGCTCACGGGGCTGACCCTGCCTGGGTTCGCCAACGGGCATTCGCACGCCTTCCACCGGGCCCTGCGGGGGCGGACGCACCACGAGCGCGGCACGTTCTGGACCTGGCGCGAGCGGATGTACGCGCTGGCGTCCCGGCTCGATCCCGACACCTACTACCGGCTGGCCCGCGGGGTCTACGCCGAAATGGTGCTCGGCGGGTACACGAGCGTCGGGGAGTTCCACTACCTGCACCACGCGCCCGGCGGGAAGCCCTACGCCGATCCGAACGCGATGGGGGCGGCCCTGCGGCAGGCCGCGGCCGATGCCGGGATCCGGCTGACACTCCTCGACACGTGTTACCTCGCGGGCGGCATCGGCGTCGAACCCGACGAGGTCCAGCGGCGGTTCTCCGACGGCTCGGCCTCGGCGTGGGCTTCGCGGGTCTCCACGCTGAAAGAAGACGAGCTGTTCCGGGTCGGCGGGGCGATCCATTCCGTGCGCGCGGTACCCGAGGACGAGTTGTCCCAAGTGGACGACGGTGTGCCGGGGAACCGGCCGCTGCACATCCACCTGTCCGAGCAGCGCGCCGAGAACGAGCAGTGCGAAGCGGCCACCGGGTTCACCCCGACCGGGCTGCTGGGGGACCACGGGGTGCTCGGCGAACGGCTCACTGTCGTGCACGCGACCCACCTCACCGACCAGGACGTGCGGTGGCTCGGCGAGTTCCGGGTCGGGGCGTGCTTCTGCCCGACCACCGAACGCGACCTCGGCGACGGCATCGGGCCGGCCCGCGCCCTGCGGGATGCCGGCGTGCCGCTGAGCATCGGCAGCGACAGCAACGCCATCGTCGACGCGTTCGAAGAGACGCGGGCGCTGGAGCTGGACGATCGTCTGGCCAGCGAAGAGCGTGGCCGGTTCAGCGCCGAGGAACTGCTCGAAGCGGGCACGCACCACGCGACGATCGGGTGGAACGAGGTCGGCACGCTCGCCGTCGGAGCGGGCGCGGACCTCGTCACCGTGTCCCTGGATTCGCTGCGGACGGCCGGGATCGAGCCGTCGGGCGTCGTGTTCGCGGCGTCGGGGGCCGATGTCCGAAACGTCGTCGTCGCCGGCCGCGAGGTCGTGCGGGACGGCGCGCACCTGCTCGTCGACCGACCGGAATCCGTACTGGCGAAGGAGATCGAGGCACTGTGGCAGTCCTGA
- the hutH gene encoding histidine ammonia-lyase — protein MPEKVLLGPEPLTAAQVVDVVRGYAPVGLTDAAEKNLAATRLHIENLAHAVTPTYGVSTGFGALATRHIPVESRTALQRSLIRSHAAGAGPAVEPEVVRALMLLRLRTLASGYTGVRAGTAQTLAALLNADITPIVHEYGSLGCSGDLAPLAAVALALMGEGEVIHAGQLKPAAEALKQAGIEPVVLAEKEGLALTNGTDGMLGMLLLAAADLHRLFDVADLTAAMSVEALLGTDRAFAADLQALRPHPGQAKSAARMWQALQGSKIVESHRGPDCNRVQDAYSLRCAPQVHGAARDSLAHAELVGDRELMSAVDNPVVLADGRVESNGNFHGAPVAYVLDFLAIPVADVASIAERRTDRMLDKARSHGLPPFLAHDPGVDSGHMIAQYTQAAIVSELKRLAVPASVDSIPSSAMQEDHVSMGWSAARKLRKAVDGLTTVLAIELLTAARALDFRAPLEPSPVTGAVRDLLRTKVAGPGPDRHLAPEIAAAEELVRSGAVLDAARLEV, from the coding sequence ATGCCGGAAAAAGTGCTCCTGGGCCCGGAGCCCCTGACCGCCGCCCAGGTCGTCGACGTCGTCCGCGGGTACGCGCCCGTCGGGCTCACGGACGCCGCCGAGAAGAACCTCGCCGCGACCCGTCTGCACATCGAGAACCTGGCCCACGCCGTCACGCCGACCTACGGCGTCTCGACCGGCTTCGGCGCGCTCGCCACCCGGCACATCCCGGTCGAGAGCCGCACCGCGCTGCAGCGCAGCCTGATCCGCTCGCACGCCGCCGGCGCCGGGCCCGCCGTCGAACCCGAGGTCGTCCGCGCGCTGATGCTGCTGCGGCTGCGCACCCTCGCCAGCGGCTACACCGGGGTCCGTGCCGGCACCGCGCAAACGCTTGCGGCCCTGCTCAACGCGGATATCACCCCCATCGTCCACGAGTACGGCTCGCTGGGTTGCTCGGGTGATCTCGCCCCCTTGGCCGCCGTCGCGCTCGCGCTGATGGGCGAGGGCGAAGTGATCCACGCCGGGCAGCTGAAGCCCGCCGCGGAGGCGTTGAAGCAGGCCGGGATCGAGCCGGTCGTGCTCGCCGAGAAGGAGGGCCTCGCGCTCACCAACGGCACCGACGGCATGCTCGGCATGCTGCTGCTCGCCGCCGCCGATCTGCACCGGCTCTTCGACGTCGCGGACCTCACCGCCGCGATGAGCGTCGAGGCCCTGCTCGGCACCGACCGCGCGTTCGCCGCCGACCTCCAGGCCCTGCGCCCGCACCCCGGGCAGGCGAAGTCCGCGGCCCGGATGTGGCAGGCGCTGCAGGGCTCGAAGATCGTCGAGAGCCACCGCGGCCCGGACTGCAACCGCGTCCAGGACGCCTACTCGCTGCGCTGCGCCCCGCAGGTGCACGGCGCCGCGCGTGACAGCCTCGCGCACGCCGAGCTCGTCGGCGACCGCGAGCTGATGTCCGCTGTGGACAATCCGGTCGTCCTGGCGGACGGCCGCGTCGAGTCCAACGGCAACTTCCACGGCGCGCCCGTCGCCTACGTCCTGGACTTCCTGGCCATCCCGGTCGCCGACGTCGCCAGCATCGCCGAGCGCCGCACCGACCGGATGCTCGACAAGGCGCGTTCGCACGGCTTGCCGCCATTCCTCGCCCACGACCCGGGCGTCGACTCCGGCCACATGATCGCCCAGTACACCCAGGCCGCCATCGTCAGCGAGCTCAAGCGGCTCGCCGTCCCGGCGTCGGTCGACTCCATCCCGAGCAGCGCCATGCAGGAGGACCACGTCTCGATGGGCTGGTCGGCCGCGCGGAAGCTGCGCAAGGCCGTCGACGGCCTGACCACCGTCCTGGCCATCGAGCTGCTGACGGCCGCGCGGGCGCTGGACTTCCGCGCGCCGCTGGAGCCGTCGCCGGTCACCGGCGCGGTCCGCGACCTGCTCCGCACGAAGGTCGCGGGCCCCGGCCCCGACCGCCACCTGGCGCCCGAAATCGCGGCCGCCGAAGAACTCGTCCGCTCCGGCGCCGTCCTCGACGCCGCCCGTCTGGAGGTCTGA
- a CDS encoding IclR family transcriptional regulator codes for MGDSSEVPALRRGLAVLSLLATRPGPITAAAIAREAGLPRSTTYHLLNELEAAGFVVHLPAERRYGLGIAAFELGSAYLRHDPLERLAGPLLRKLVDRVGHTAHLGVLHGNESLYLIKERPARPETLVTEVGVRLPAQLTASGRAILRHLPAAHVRALFPAAPAFVLRTGRGPRTLAELRRTLTAERRLGWSVEDGHVTDGFASVACPVFDHGARPLAAISVTLRHHCAAEPCTETWPDLAGEVAATAAELTTRIGGHPA; via the coding sequence ATGGGCGACAGCAGCGAGGTCCCGGCGCTGCGCCGCGGGCTGGCGGTGCTGAGCCTGCTGGCGACGCGGCCCGGCCCGATCACCGCGGCGGCCATCGCCCGAGAAGCCGGACTCCCCCGCTCCACGACGTACCACCTGCTCAACGAGCTCGAAGCGGCCGGTTTCGTCGTGCACCTGCCCGCCGAGCGCCGCTACGGCCTGGGCATCGCGGCCTTCGAGCTGGGCTCGGCCTACCTGCGCCACGATCCGCTGGAGCGCCTGGCCGGGCCGTTGCTGCGCAAGCTCGTCGACCGCGTCGGGCACACCGCCCACCTCGGCGTGCTGCACGGCAACGAGTCGCTGTACCTGATCAAGGAACGCCCGGCCCGGCCGGAGACGCTGGTGACGGAGGTCGGCGTCCGGCTGCCGGCGCAGCTGACCGCGTCCGGCCGGGCGATCCTGCGGCACCTGCCGGCCGCGCACGTCCGCGCGTTGTTCCCGGCGGCACCGGCGTTCGTGCTCCGCACCGGCCGCGGCCCGCGCACGCTGGCCGAGCTGCGTCGCACCCTGACCGCGGAACGCCGGCTCGGCTGGTCGGTCGAGGACGGCCACGTCACCGACGGCTTCGCGTCGGTGGCCTGCCCGGTCTTCGACCACGGCGCCCGCCCGCTGGCCGCGATCAGCGTCACCCTTCGCCACCACTGCGCGGCGGAGCCGTGCACGGAGACCTGGCCCGACCTGGCCGGCGAAGTGGCGGCAACGGCGGCCGAGCTGACCACCCGCATCGGCGGACACCCGGCCTGA
- the hutI gene encoding imidazolonepropionase: protein MAVLITGIGELTTNDPALGRLSDAALVLDGSKVAWAGPASSAPDADERVDVEGRAVLPGWVDSHTHLVFAGDRTAEFEARMAGKPYTAGGIAITVGATREASDEQLAANLRRHVDEAARQGTTCLETKTGYGLTVADEARSARIAGKVADEVTFLGAHLVPPGADAESYVDLVCGEMLDAVAESVRWADVFCETGAFDETQSARVLKAAAERGLGLRVHGNQLGEGPGVRLAVELGAASVDHCTYLSDADLEALAAAETVATLLPACDLSTRQPLAPARRLLDAGAMVALASNANPGSSYTTSMAFCVATAVLQMRMTIEEAVWAATAGGAKALRRDDVGVLRPGARADVHVLDAPSVTHLAYRPGVPLTNLVWRAGERVR, encoded by the coding sequence GTGGCAGTCCTGATCACGGGCATCGGCGAGCTCACCACCAACGACCCGGCGCTGGGCCGTCTTTCCGACGCGGCCCTGGTTTTGGACGGCTCGAAAGTCGCCTGGGCCGGACCGGCGTCGAGCGCGCCGGACGCCGACGAGCGCGTCGACGTCGAGGGCCGCGCGGTGCTGCCCGGCTGGGTCGACAGCCACACGCACCTCGTCTTCGCCGGGGACCGCACCGCCGAGTTCGAGGCGCGAATGGCCGGAAAGCCGTACACGGCAGGCGGAATCGCGATCACGGTCGGGGCCACGCGGGAGGCGTCCGACGAGCAGCTGGCGGCGAACCTGCGCCGCCACGTCGACGAGGCGGCCCGGCAGGGGACGACCTGCCTGGAGACGAAGACGGGCTACGGGCTGACCGTCGCGGACGAAGCCCGAAGCGCCCGGATCGCCGGCAAAGTGGCCGACGAGGTCACGTTCCTCGGCGCGCACCTCGTGCCGCCCGGCGCCGACGCCGAGTCCTATGTGGACCTCGTCTGCGGCGAGATGCTCGACGCGGTGGCGGAAAGCGTGCGCTGGGCGGACGTCTTCTGCGAGACGGGGGCGTTCGACGAGACCCAGTCGGCACGGGTGCTGAAGGCCGCCGCCGAGCGCGGGCTCGGCCTGCGGGTGCACGGCAACCAACTCGGCGAGGGACCCGGTGTCCGGCTGGCGGTCGAGCTGGGCGCGGCGAGCGTCGACCACTGCACCTATCTGTCGGACGCGGACCTCGAAGCGCTGGCGGCTGCCGAGACGGTCGCGACTCTGCTGCCCGCGTGCGACTTGTCGACCCGCCAGCCCCTGGCTCCGGCTCGGCGGCTGCTCGACGCGGGGGCGATGGTGGCGCTGGCCAGCAACGCCAACCCGGGCAGCTCGTACACGACGTCGATGGCGTTCTGTGTCGCAACGGCCGTGCTGCAGATGCGCATGACGATCGAGGAGGCGGTCTGGGCCGCCACGGCCGGCGGCGCGAAGGCGCTGCGCCGCGACGACGTGGGCGTGCTGCGTCCTGGCGCCCGGGCGGACGTCCACGTGCTCGACGCGCCTTCGGTGACGCACCTGGCTTACCGGCCCGGCGTGCCGCTGACGAACCTGGTGTGGCGGGCCGGGGAGCGCGTGCGCTAA
- a CDS encoding FAD-dependent oxidoreductase: MSVIIIGAGLGGLSLAHGLRRAGIPCRVYERDESAGARKQGYRLHISGVGDTALREVLPPELHELFRATAGRALPHTNVYDHRLRLLTRLEGEGTHLNINRFTLRQILLHGQEVAYGKQFTHYETGADGVTAHFADGTAARGDLLVGADGINSGVRRQYLPHAQVVDAGLVHLYGRIPLTPETRALFEPEMFAVFSMMIGPDRTMAGFAPVDYPEPVAGACARLVPDLRLRDDRPYMTCSVGARWEIAGHSEAELAAMAPEDLQKVALRLVDGWHPVARAMVEHWDVPATFPQPIRTSIPIGPWEPSHVTLVGDAIHAMSPAAGAGANTALRDGAALASALAGAPPLEAVAAYETAMVDYGFAAVRESAENGRRYLGQNPLTTAG, translated from the coding sequence GTGTCTGTGATCATCATCGGTGCCGGCCTGGGTGGCCTGAGCCTTGCGCACGGCCTGCGCCGCGCCGGAATCCCTTGCCGGGTCTACGAACGCGACGAGTCGGCGGGCGCGCGCAAGCAGGGGTACCGGCTGCACATCAGCGGCGTCGGCGACACGGCGTTGCGCGAAGTGCTGCCGCCGGAGCTGCACGAACTCTTCCGCGCCACCGCCGGTCGCGCGTTGCCGCACACGAACGTCTACGACCACCGGTTGCGGCTGCTCACGCGCTTGGAAGGCGAGGGAACGCACCTCAACATCAACCGCTTCACCCTGCGGCAGATCCTGCTGCACGGCCAGGAAGTCGCCTACGGCAAGCAGTTCACGCACTACGAGACCGGCGCCGACGGCGTGACCGCGCATTTCGCCGACGGGACGGCCGCGCGGGGCGACCTGCTCGTCGGCGCCGACGGCATCAACTCCGGTGTGCGCCGGCAGTACCTCCCGCACGCCCAGGTCGTCGACGCCGGGCTGGTGCACCTCTACGGCCGGATCCCGCTGACGCCGGAAACGCGCGCGCTGTTCGAGCCGGAGATGTTCGCGGTGTTCTCGATGATGATCGGGCCGGACCGGACGATGGCCGGGTTCGCGCCGGTCGACTACCCCGAACCGGTGGCCGGCGCGTGCGCACGGCTGGTGCCGGACCTGCGGTTGCGCGACGACCGGCCGTACATGACCTGCTCGGTGGGCGCGCGCTGGGAGATCGCCGGCCACTCCGAGGCCGAGCTCGCCGCGATGGCGCCGGAGGACCTGCAGAAGGTGGCGCTCCGCCTGGTCGACGGCTGGCACCCGGTGGCCCGCGCGATGGTCGAGCACTGGGACGTCCCGGCGACGTTCCCGCAACCCATCCGGACAAGCATCCCGATCGGGCCGTGGGAACCGTCGCACGTGACGCTCGTCGGCGACGCGATCCACGCGATGAGCCCGGCCGCCGGCGCGGGCGCCAACACCGCGTTGCGCGACGGTGCGGCGTTGGCGTCCGCGCTCGCCGGGGCTCCGCCGCTCGAAGCGGTGGCGGCCTACGAGACCGCGATGGTGGACTACGGGTTCGCCGCGGTGCGGGAGTCCGCCGAAAACGGGCGCCGGTACCTCGGGCAGAACCCGCTCACAACGGCAGGGTGA
- a CDS encoding alpha/beta hydrolase yields MRVTNGGAKRILAVLAAALTFGALAPSVAEAAPSSGWNDWGCRPSAAHPEPVVLVHGLGANDTVNWFFHAPKIAAQGYCVFSLTYGTGVLGPGVGGLASMRDSAAQLGRFVDRVRSTTGAAKVDIVGHSEGSTMPAYYLKYGGAAKVARFVGFGANYRGTTLGGLDALAKALLTSVPELGAVLRTACGACTEYLAPSAFLDDLARGGVHVPGPTYTSIVSKYDEVVTPYTSGILGEPGTTDIVLQDFCAGDASGHLSQAADPNVTGLILHALDAGYAPTCTPFTLPL; encoded by the coding sequence ATGCGGGTCACCAACGGCGGTGCCAAGCGAATCCTGGCCGTGCTCGCCGCGGCGCTCACCTTCGGCGCGCTCGCGCCATCGGTCGCCGAAGCGGCCCCGAGCAGCGGCTGGAACGACTGGGGCTGCCGTCCGTCGGCCGCGCACCCGGAGCCCGTCGTGCTCGTCCACGGTCTCGGCGCGAACGACACCGTCAACTGGTTCTTCCACGCGCCGAAGATCGCCGCCCAGGGCTACTGCGTCTTTTCGCTGACGTACGGCACGGGCGTCCTCGGTCCCGGCGTCGGCGGGCTCGCGTCCATGCGCGACAGCGCGGCGCAGCTCGGCCGGTTCGTCGACCGGGTCCGGTCCACGACCGGAGCGGCGAAGGTCGACATCGTGGGTCACTCCGAAGGCAGCACGATGCCCGCGTACTACCTGAAGTACGGCGGCGCCGCCAAGGTCGCCCGCTTCGTCGGCTTCGGCGCCAACTACCGCGGGACGACGCTCGGCGGCCTCGACGCGCTCGCCAAGGCCCTGCTGACGTCCGTGCCCGAGCTCGGTGCGGTCCTGCGCACGGCGTGCGGCGCGTGCACGGAATACCTGGCGCCGTCGGCCTTCCTGGACGACCTCGCCCGCGGCGGCGTCCACGTCCCCGGCCCCACCTACACGAGCATCGTGAGCAAGTACGACGAAGTCGTCACGCCCTACACCAGCGGAATCCTCGGTGAACCGGGCACCACGGACATCGTCCTGCAGGACTTCTGCGCGGGAGACGCGTCCGGGCACCTGAGCCAGGCGGCCGACCCGAACGTCACCGGCCTGATCCTGCACGCGCTCGACGCGGGCTACGCACCGACGTGCACGCCGTTCACCCTGCCGTTGTGA
- the hutU gene encoding urocanate hydratase codes for MSRVVRAARGTQLTAKSWQTEAALRMFHNNLDPDVAERPEDLVVYGGTGKAARNWASFDAITRELTTLDVDETLLVQSGKPVGVFRTHEWAPRVLIANSNLVGDWATWPEFRRLEQQGLTMYGQMTAGSWIYIGTQGILQGTYETFAAVAKKKFGGSLRGTLTVTAGLGGMGGAQPLAVTMNDGVAMVIECDPQRAHRRVETRYLDEVADDLDDAIARVTKAKQEKRPLSVGVVGNAAEVLPELLRRGVEVDIVTDQTSAHDPLSYLPKGVSVDDWHDYAAKKPDEFTDRSRESMADHVDAMLGFLDRGAEVFDYGNSLRGEAKLGGCERAFDFPGFVPAYIRPLFCEGNGPFRWAALSGDPEDIAATDRAMLELFPENESLARWIKLAGERVAFQGLPARICWLGYGERHLAGLRFNEMVASGELKAPVVIGRDHLDSGSVASPYRETEGMADGSDAIADWPLLNALVNTSSGASWVSIHHGGGVGMGRSIHAGQVSVADGTLLAAQKLERVLTNDPGMGVIRHVDAGYDQAADVADERGVRVPMREDA; via the coding sequence ATGTCCCGCGTCGTCCGTGCCGCCCGCGGCACCCAGCTCACCGCGAAGTCGTGGCAGACCGAAGCCGCGCTGCGGATGTTCCACAACAACCTCGACCCTGACGTCGCCGAGCGCCCCGAAGACCTCGTCGTCTACGGCGGCACCGGCAAGGCCGCGCGCAACTGGGCCAGCTTCGACGCGATCACCCGCGAACTGACCACTTTGGACGTTGACGAGACGCTGCTGGTGCAGTCGGGCAAGCCGGTCGGCGTGTTCCGCACGCACGAGTGGGCGCCGCGCGTGCTGATCGCGAACTCGAACCTGGTCGGCGACTGGGCGACCTGGCCCGAGTTCCGCCGTCTCGAGCAGCAGGGCCTGACGATGTACGGCCAGATGACCGCTGGTTCGTGGATCTACATCGGCACGCAGGGCATCCTCCAAGGCACCTACGAGACCTTTGCCGCCGTCGCGAAGAAGAAGTTCGGCGGGTCCCTGCGCGGGACGCTCACCGTGACCGCCGGCCTCGGCGGCATGGGCGGCGCCCAGCCGCTCGCCGTGACCATGAACGACGGCGTCGCGATGGTCATCGAGTGCGATCCGCAGCGCGCGCACCGCCGCGTCGAGACGCGCTACCTCGACGAGGTGGCCGACGACCTGGACGACGCGATCGCCCGCGTGACCAAGGCGAAGCAGGAGAAGCGGCCGCTGTCGGTCGGGGTCGTCGGCAACGCCGCCGAGGTGCTGCCGGAGCTGCTGCGCCGCGGCGTCGAGGTCGACATCGTCACCGACCAGACGTCGGCGCACGACCCGCTTTCCTACCTGCCCAAGGGCGTCAGCGTCGACGACTGGCACGATTACGCGGCCAAGAAGCCCGACGAGTTCACCGACCGCTCGCGCGAGTCGATGGCCGACCACGTCGACGCCATGCTGGGCTTCCTGGATCGCGGCGCCGAGGTCTTCGACTACGGCAACTCCCTGCGCGGCGAAGCCAAGCTCGGCGGCTGCGAGCGCGCGTTCGACTTCCCCGGCTTCGTGCCCGCCTACATCCGCCCGCTGTTCTGCGAGGGCAACGGCCCGTTCCGCTGGGCGGCGCTCTCCGGCGACCCCGAGGACATCGCGGCCACCGACCGCGCGATGCTGGAGCTGTTCCCGGAGAACGAATCCCTCGCCCGCTGGATCAAGCTGGCCGGCGAGCGCGTGGCGTTCCAGGGCCTGCCCGCCCGGATCTGCTGGCTCGGCTACGGCGAACGCCACCTGGCGGGGCTGCGGTTCAACGAGATGGTCGCCAGCGGCGAGCTGAAGGCGCCGGTCGTCATCGGCCGCGACCACCTCGACTCCGGCAGCGTGGCCTCGCCGTACCGCGAGACCGAAGGCATGGCCGACGGCTCCGACGCGATCGCCGACTGGCCGCTGCTCAACGCCCTGGTCAACACGTCCTCGGGGGCCAGCTGGGTGTCGATCCACCACGGCGGCGGCGTCGGCATGGGCCGGTCCATCCACGCCGGCCAGGTCAGCGTGGCCGACGGGACGCTCCTGGCCGCGCAGAAGCTCGAGCGCGTGCTCACCAACGACCCGGGCATGGGCGTCATCCGGCACGTCGACGCCGGCTATGACCAAGCGGCCGACGTCGCCGACGAGCGCGGTGTGCGGGTGCCGATGCGGGAGGACGCGTGA
- a CDS encoding MFS transporter encodes MDDARVKKAGFGAVLAVAEFRAMWTAELLSVCGDQLARVALAVLVFQRTSSAALTALTYALTYVPSLLGGILLAGAGDRWPRRDVMVAADLARTALVAVIAVPGVPLWVLCVLVAVMTLLGGPFKAAQQALLPSVLEGERYLVGMALRNVTMQGAQLAGFAGGGALIAAFTPSAALALDAATFLLSALFLVTGVRRRAAIAQAVRPAWLSTTGAGIRLIWRDPALRTLVALNWLAGFYVVPEALAAPYAAGIGAGATLVGLLMAADPAGSVLGGVVFGKWIPEHVQVRVLGWLGIAAGLPLVVFACRPGLVVSVVLLAASGLVATGYNIQGTVSFMRRVPDAHRAQCAGVNSAGLITVQGLGAAAAGALAEVLGPAHTIAAAGAAGAAVAVPIARAWRRVGVVDR; translated from the coding sequence ATGGATGACGCACGCGTGAAGAAGGCCGGTTTCGGTGCGGTGCTCGCCGTCGCCGAATTCCGGGCCATGTGGACCGCCGAGCTGCTGTCCGTCTGCGGCGACCAGCTCGCCAGGGTCGCGCTCGCGGTGCTCGTCTTCCAGCGCACGTCCTCGGCCGCGCTGACCGCGCTCACCTACGCCCTGACCTACGTTCCTTCGCTGCTCGGCGGCATCCTGCTGGCCGGCGCGGGCGACCGGTGGCCGCGGCGCGACGTGATGGTCGCGGCCGACCTGGCGCGGACCGCGCTGGTCGCGGTCATCGCCGTCCCCGGCGTCCCGCTGTGGGTGCTGTGTGTGCTGGTCGCGGTGATGACGCTGCTCGGCGGGCCGTTCAAGGCGGCGCAGCAGGCGTTGCTGCCCTCGGTCCTGGAAGGCGAGCGGTACCTCGTCGGGATGGCCCTGCGGAACGTGACGATGCAGGGCGCGCAGCTGGCCGGGTTCGCCGGGGGCGGCGCGCTGATCGCCGCGTTCACCCCGTCCGCGGCGCTGGCGTTGGACGCGGCGACGTTCCTGCTTTCGGCGTTGTTCCTGGTCACCGGCGTCCGGCGGCGGGCGGCGATCGCGCAGGCAGTCCGGCCGGCCTGGCTTTCCACGACCGGCGCGGGCATCCGGCTGATCTGGCGCGACCCGGCGTTGCGGACGTTGGTGGCGCTCAACTGGCTGGCCGGGTTCTACGTCGTGCCGGAGGCGCTGGCCGCGCCGTACGCAGCCGGGATCGGCGCGGGCGCGACACTGGTGGGGCTGCTGATGGCGGCGGATCCGGCGGGCAGCGTGCTCGGCGGCGTCGTGTTCGGCAAGTGGATCCCGGAGCACGTGCAGGTCCGCGTGCTGGGCTGGCTGGGGATCGCGGCCGGGCTGCCGCTGGTGGTGTTCGCCTGCCGGCCCGGCCTGGTGGTGTCGGTGGTGCTGCTGGCGGCGTCCGGGCTGGTGGCGACGGGCTACAACATCCAGGGCACGGTCTCGTTCATGCGGCGGGTGCCCGACGCGCACCGCGCGCAGTGCGCGGGGGTGAATTCAGCGGGCCTGATCACCGTGCAGGGGCTGGGCGCGGCCGCGGCGGGCGCGCTGGCCGAAGTGCTGGGCCCGGCGCACACCATCGCCGCGGCCGGGGCGGCGGGTGCCGCGGTGGCCGTGCCGATCGCGAGGGCGTGGCGCCGGGTCGGGGTGGTGGACCGATGA
- a CDS encoding allantoate amidohydrolase, producing the protein MTASGFLAEIAGVGRDPKRGGYSRHAFDAPEHDLREWFVERALGLGLDVETDRNGNIWAWWGPPGRNAVVTGSHLDSVPGGGAFDGPLGVVSGLSAVEALQTNGFRPRRPLAVVVFAEEEGGRFGVPCLGSRLLTGTIDADKARGLRDADGVTFAEAAGKAGVDPARMGRDTERLDRIGQFLELHVEQGRGLIDLGAPVAVGSTVIAHGRWRFSFAGQGNHAGATLLADRADPMLPAAATVTAVRRLAAQVPDARATVGRLVPTPGGTNVIASTVDLWLDARVPGQGTPGLVAEISRAASEAAQEEGCRVEVTRESYSGDVVFDDALRRDLGGWLGGPPELPTGAGHDAAILAGFVPAGMLYVRNPTGISHSPEEFAEAGDVEAGAAALATVLERLAR; encoded by the coding sequence GTGACCGCTTCTGGTTTCCTGGCCGAGATCGCCGGCGTCGGGCGCGACCCGAAGCGCGGCGGCTACTCCCGCCACGCCTTCGACGCGCCCGAGCACGACCTGCGCGAGTGGTTCGTCGAGCGCGCGCTGGGGCTCGGGCTGGACGTCGAGACCGATCGCAACGGCAACATCTGGGCCTGGTGGGGGCCGCCGGGGCGCAACGCCGTGGTCACCGGCAGCCACCTCGACTCGGTGCCGGGTGGCGGCGCGTTCGACGGGCCGCTCGGGGTCGTGAGCGGGCTGTCCGCGGTCGAAGCCTTGCAAACCAACGGGTTCCGGCCGCGGAGACCGCTCGCCGTCGTGGTGTTCGCCGAGGAGGAGGGCGGCCGGTTCGGCGTTCCCTGCCTGGGGTCGCGGCTGCTCACCGGCACCATCGACGCCGACAAGGCGCGTGGCCTGCGGGACGCCGACGGCGTGACGTTCGCCGAGGCGGCCGGGAAGGCGGGCGTCGACCCGGCGCGGATGGGCCGGGACACCGAGCGGCTGGACCGGATCGGGCAGTTCCTCGAACTGCACGTCGAACAGGGGCGCGGGCTGATCGACCTCGGTGCGCCGGTGGCCGTGGGCAGCACGGTGATCGCGCACGGACGGTGGCGGTTTTCCTTTGCGGGGCAGGGCAACCACGCCGGGGCGACGCTGCTGGCCGACCGCGCCGATCCGATGCTGCCGGCCGCGGCGACGGTCACCGCCGTGCGGCGGCTGGCCGCGCAGGTGCCGGACGCGCGGGCGACCGTCGGCCGGCTCGTGCCGACCCCCGGCGGGACCAACGTCATCGCGTCCACTGTGGACCTGTGGCTGGACGCGCGGGTGCCCGGCCAGGGCACGCCGGGGCTGGTCGCCGAGATCAGCCGAGCGGCCTCGGAGGCGGCGCAGGAGGAAGGCTGCCGGGTCGAGGTGACGCGCGAGTCCTACTCCGGCGATGTCGTCTTCGACGACGCCCTCCGGCGTGACCTCGGCGGCTGGCTCGGCGGGCCGCCGGAGCTGCCGACCGGCGCCGGGCACGACGCGGCGATCCTGGCCGGGTTCGTCCCGGCCGGGATGCTCTACGTGCGCAATCCGACCGGGATCAGCCACTCGCCGGAGGAGTTCGCCGAGGCCGGCGACGTCGAAGCCGGTGCCGCGGCGCTGGCCACCGTGCTGGAGCGGCTGGCGCGATGA